The Eubacterium maltosivorans genome includes the window CGCGCTTCGTAGATAGCGCAGGCTTCGTCGTAAAACTGGATGCGGTGTTCAACCATCTCCAGGTTTTTTTCCAGCTCTTCGATCTTTTTAAGCAGGCGGACCCGGTGGTCGATAAAGATCTGGCGCCTTGTCTCAAGGGTGGAGGTGCCTTCCAAAAACAGATCGATGTATTCTTTTATTTCTTTCAGCGGCATCCCGGTATCCTTCAGGCAGCAGATCGTCGACAGCCATTCCAGGTCGGCGTCAGTAAACTGGCGGATGCCGGTCTCGCTGCGCTCCACAAAGGGGAGCAGGCCTTCCTTGTCGTAATAGCGGAGGGTATAGATGCTGAGCCCGGTCTTTTCAGACACTTCTTTGATCGTGTAAATGTTCATAAACGCCTCTCCTTTCCATAAAACAGCTGTTTTCTCTCTATTAGGTATACCCCAAAAAGGAATGAAAGTCAATCAT containing:
- a CDS encoding MerR family transcriptional regulator, with amino-acid sequence MNIYTIKEVSEKTGLSIYTLRYYDKEGLLPFVERSETGIRQFTDADLEWLSTICCLKDTGMPLKEIKEYIDLFLEGTSTLETRRQIFIDHRVRLLKKIEELEKNLEMVEHRIQFYDEACAIYEARQRENEADKKEKGERPEIEAAKKIKNAG